A region of the Peromyscus leucopus breed LL Stock chromosome X, UCI_PerLeu_2.1, whole genome shotgun sequence genome:
TCAACAGGGAGAATAAGGATTCCAATTCACAGGGTGCAGGAGAGATGAGGGCACAGCGAGGCCAGATCCTAGCAAGTACTTCAAGAGCATATTCCTGACCTGCTTGGTATGCTTTGCCTCCATGCAGTAATGTGGGTAGACACCCCACTGTTTCCTGGATGAATGTCTGGAACGGGAGAAAGAACTAGGGTCAGGCCCCATGCCCCTCCATCTTTCTGGTTGCAGTTTacctgagtgtgtgtctgtatggatGTTCTGTAAGTTTAAAATTGAGAACCCCAGCCTCAACCCCTGACCTGCTCTtccaaaaatctaaaagaaattggaCCTTTTGGGGGGATAATAGTCTTAGGGTTAAACACCTCTTTTGgcacctctctctctcaaggTGCAAGAAACCACAAGGCCATTTTTGTCATCCTACCCCTGTGTATAGCTAATAGACTTGCTGTGGGTTAGGTTAGGGTGGTCATAGGGGAGATCCAGCTCTATTCACCTCTAGGAAAACATGAAGGAAGATGGTGACAGTATCCATGGGTGTGACCTAGCATGGCTCTGGGCTGTGGCAGACCTTTTCCTTGGGTCTTCTATGGCAACCCCCACCAATATAGCCCTCAACTGGCCTACTTTTCTAGTCATGGTACTGCTTTGGGCAGCACAATGGGGGTTCTGTGTATGCctagagaagggaggaaaatatGACTCTTGTTCTgttgtccccacctcccccatccaGAACATGGCTCTTTATGCCGACGTTAGTGGAAAACAATTTCCTGTAACCCGGGGCCAGGATGTGGGCCGATATCAGGTAAGGGATACTGAATTCAGGGTTGTGGGGGAAACGGCTCAAAGCAGGGTTATAGGCCAAAGACTCAGGCACTGCTCATAGTGGTGCTGTGCCAGCACTAGCAGAGTGGCCTTCATTTGTTTGCTATGCCTACCCTTTGCCAAACACCTAACCAGGTTTCATGGAGCCTGGAGCATAAGAGCGCCCACGCGGGCACCTATGAGGTCAGATTCTTCGATGAAGAGTCCTACAGCCTCCTAAGGAAGGCGAGTATCTTCTGGGAACTCTGAGGCCCCAAGGAGGGAGGACATGCCCCATTTCTGTAGCCCTCTCGCCCTGATCACTCTAGTCCCCTTCTGCACCATCAGCCCTCTAGGCGCCTAGTTTACATGGAGCAGGACTGAGTatcttcttcctgctcctgatTCCTCATTTGTCTCTTGCTCATTTTCCCCTTACCTGGGCAGCCCATCCAGCACCTTTTGACCCCAGCATCTCCCTTATAGGCTCAGAGAAATAATGAGGACGTTTCCATCATCCCGCCTCTGTTTACAGTCAGTGTGGACCATCGGGTAAGTGGCCTTGTCTTGGGAACAAAGAACACAGGGCACATCTCATCTTTTTGGGTTGAGTCTAAGGGAAAGCTCTCATCCTCTGCAGCTCAGCTTCAATCTCTGTGTCCTGAGGACAAGTGATTAAGAGTGGCTGGTCTACTTTACTGTCACTCCCCTGAGCTGTCTTTTGGTCTTTTTCTTGTAGGGCACCTGGAATGGGCCGTGGGTCTCTACAGAAGTGCTGGCTGCAGTAATCGGCATAGTGATCTACTACCTAGCCTTCAGTGCAAAGAGCCACATCCAGGCCTGAGGGCAGCATCCTCAACCTTCTATTGCTTCTTTCAATAAACGGTTGCTATTTGACATGAGTACATTTAAGACACGGGATTCCTGTGTCCATGGGGAGAGCTAGATATCCAGCTGCCCCTGTCCACCTGAATAGCAGAGATACTGAATGGGGATCTGTACTTTCCCCAGCgtcctctgttttcttttctagtgTGTAGCCTCTTTAGAAAAGATCATCtttccagccgggcagtggtggcccacacctttaatcctaaccactttggaggcagaggcaggtagatctgagttcatggccagcctggtctacagagcaacttccagaatggccagggctacagagaaaccctgtcaaaatcaaagaaaaaaagaaaagaccatcTTTCTTGTCCTCACTAGTCCCCAGAGCAGAACTGGGTCTCCACCAGGCTTCTTGTCAGAAAGTGTTCCCATGGCCAGCCTAGGGTAGGCAGGACCCTGTGACTCTCTGGGACTGCCTTGGGCTGGAGGGCCTTTACTGCACCTGTGATTGGGAATGGCATCTTCCCGTGCAGAGAAGGCAAAGGCCTTTCCTAGTCTCCCCCAAATTCAG
Encoded here:
- the Ssr4 gene encoding translocon-associated protein subunit delta isoform X4 yields the protein MAAMASFGAVALLLLSGLSCCSAEACLEPQITPSYYTTSDAVISTETVFIVEISLTCKNRVQNMALYADVSGKQFPVTRGQDVGRYQVSWSLEHKSAHAGTYEVRFFDEESYSLLRKHLPYRLREIMRTFPSSRLCLQSVWTIGAPGMGRGSLQKCWLQ
- the Ssr4 gene encoding translocon-associated protein subunit delta isoform X1, with amino-acid sequence MAAMASFGAVALLLLSGLSCCSEACLEPQITPSYYTTSDAVISTETVFIVEISLTCKNRVQNMALYADVSGKQFPVTRGQDVGRYQVSWSLEHKSAHAGTYEVRFFDEESYSLLRKAQRNNEDVSIIPPLFTVSVDHRGTWNGPWVSTEVLAAVIGIVIYYLAFSAKSHIQA
- the Ssr4 gene encoding translocon-associated protein subunit delta isoform X2; protein product: MALYADVSGKQFPVTRGQDVGRYQVSWSLEHKSAHAGTYEVRFFDEESYSLLRKAQRNNEDVSIIPPLFTVSVDHRGTWNGPWVSTEVLAAVIGIVIYYLAFSAKSHIQA
- the Ssr4 gene encoding translocon-associated protein subunit delta isoform X3, giving the protein MAAMASFGAVALLLLSGLSCCSAEACLEPQITPSYYTTSDAVISTETVFIVEISLTCKNRVQNMALYADVSGKQFPVTRGQDVGRYQVSWSLEHKSAHAGTYEVRFFDEESYSLLRKAQRNNEDVSIIPPLFTVSVDHRGTWNGPWVSTEVLAAVIGIVIYYLAFSAKSHIQA